From Triticum urartu cultivar G1812 chromosome 2, Tu2.1, whole genome shotgun sequence, a single genomic window includes:
- the LOC125538761 gene encoding uncharacterized protein LOC125538761 isoform X1 yields the protein MLANLSQMMATDMDTCIHMGCFLCQCRPLIQLMMLKFSMALAPHTYGMFPPSMAQCCPLIQLMMLKFLMALACKAIQMWKIDLLVAMRELYMKKLYSISVKKQRKKICLKRDLIDGVPLLKGVRGSPIIGSLLFESQGSGITQAHTLLNSIVLFVGTSVDQF from the exons ATGTTGGCTAACCTCTCACAG ATGATGGCTACAGATATGGACACCTGTATACATATGGGATGTTTCCTCTGTCAATGCCGTCCTTTAATCCAGTTAATGATGCTGAAGTTTTCAATGGCTTTGGCACCGCATACATATGGGATGTTTCCTCCGTCAATGGCTCAATGCTGTCCTTTAATCCAGTTAATGATGCTGAAGTTTTTAATGGCTTTGGCATGCAAAGCCATCCAAATGTGGAAAATAGATCTCTTGGTTGCAATGAGGGAGTTGTATATGAAGAAGCTCTACAG CATATCAGTCAAGAAACAAAGGAAGAAGATATGTCTCAAG CGGGATTTAATCGATGGAGTTCCGCTGCTAAAGGGCGTGAGAGGCAGTCCCATCATTGGAAGTTTACTGTTTGAATCACAGGGATCTGGGATTACACAAGCACATACTTTACTGAATTCTATAGTTCTATTCGTTGGCACATCGGTTGATCAGTTTTGA
- the LOC125538761 gene encoding uncharacterized protein LOC125538761 isoform X4 yields the protein MWNKRHGIKRKGKTKQYNDADDGYRYGHLYTYGMFPLSMPSFNPVNDAEVFNGFGTAYIWDVSSVNGSMLSFNPVNDAEVFNGFGMQSHPNVENRSLGCNEGVVYEEALQNFYAAYQSRNKGRRYVSSGI from the exons ATGTGGAACAAAAGACATGGTATAAAAAGGAAAGGAAAGACTAAACAGTACAATGATGCAG ATGATGGCTACAGATATGGACACCTGTATACATATGGGATGTTTCCTCTGTCAATGCCGTCCTTTAATCCAGTTAATGATGCTGAAGTTTTCAATGGCTTTGGCACCGCATACATATGGGATGTTTCCTCCGTCAATGGCTCAATGCTGTCCTTTAATCCAGTTAATGATGCTGAAGTTTTTAATGGCTTTGGCATGCAAAGCCATCCAAATGTGGAAAATAGATCTCTTGGTTGCAATGAGGGAGTTGTATATGAAGAAGCTCTACAG AACTTTTATGCAGCATATCAGTCAAGAAACAAAGGAAGAAGATATGTCTCAAG CGGGATTTAA
- the LOC125538761 gene encoding uncharacterized protein LOC125538761 isoform X2 encodes MWNKRHGIKRKGKTKQYNDADDGYRYGHLYTYGMFPLSMPSFNPVNDAEVFNGFGTAYIWDVSSVNGSMLSFNPVNDAEVFNGFGMQSHPNVENRSLGCNEGVVYEEALQHISQETKEEDMSQAGFNRWSSAAKGRERQSHHWKFTV; translated from the exons ATGTGGAACAAAAGACATGGTATAAAAAGGAAAGGAAAGACTAAACAGTACAATGATGCAG ATGATGGCTACAGATATGGACACCTGTATACATATGGGATGTTTCCTCTGTCAATGCCGTCCTTTAATCCAGTTAATGATGCTGAAGTTTTCAATGGCTTTGGCACCGCATACATATGGGATGTTTCCTCCGTCAATGGCTCAATGCTGTCCTTTAATCCAGTTAATGATGCTGAAGTTTTTAATGGCTTTGGCATGCAAAGCCATCCAAATGTGGAAAATAGATCTCTTGGTTGCAATGAGGGAGTTGTATATGAAGAAGCTCTACAG CATATCAGTCAAGAAACAAAGGAAGAAGATATGTCTCAAG CGGGATTTAATCGATGGAGTTCCGCTGCTAAAGGGCGTGAGAGGCAGTCCCATCATTGGAAGTTTACTGTTTGA
- the LOC125538761 gene encoding uncharacterized protein LOC125538761 isoform X3 → MWNKRHGIKRKGKTKQYNDADDGYRYGHLYTYGMFPLSMPSFNPVNDAEVFNGFGTAYIWDVSSVNGSMLSFNPVNDAEVFNGFGMQSHPNVENRSLGCNEGVVYEEALQHISQETKEEDMSQGFNRWSSAAKGRERQSHHWKFTV, encoded by the exons ATGTGGAACAAAAGACATGGTATAAAAAGGAAAGGAAAGACTAAACAGTACAATGATGCAG ATGATGGCTACAGATATGGACACCTGTATACATATGGGATGTTTCCTCTGTCAATGCCGTCCTTTAATCCAGTTAATGATGCTGAAGTTTTCAATGGCTTTGGCACCGCATACATATGGGATGTTTCCTCCGTCAATGGCTCAATGCTGTCCTTTAATCCAGTTAATGATGCTGAAGTTTTTAATGGCTTTGGCATGCAAAGCCATCCAAATGTGGAAAATAGATCTCTTGGTTGCAATGAGGGAGTTGTATATGAAGAAGCTCTACAG CATATCAGTCAAGAAACAAAGGAAGAAGATATGTCTCAAG GATTTAATCGATGGAGTTCCGCTGCTAAAGGGCGTGAGAGGCAGTCCCATCATTGGAAGTTTACTGTTTGA